GATCGGCCGCGACGGCCAGGTGGTCAAGCGTTTTGCCCCCACCACCAAGCCCCAGGACCTGACCCAAGAGATCGAAGCCCTGCTCAAATGACCGACCTGTCCCTGGCTCTCGACGACCAACTGTGCTTCAAGCTCTACGCGGCCTCGCGCGCGGTCACCCGGGCCTACAAGCCGATGCTTGAGCAGTTGGGCCTGACCTACCCGCAATACCTGGTGATGCTGGTGCTGTGGGAATGGCACGGTGCGGCCATGCCACAACCCACGGTCAAGGCCTTGGGCGAGCGCCTGTTGCTGGATTCCGGCACGCTGACGCCGCTGCTCAAGCGTCTGGA
This genomic window from Pseudomonas sp. Bout1 contains:
- a CDS encoding MarR family transcriptional regulator, with amino-acid sequence MTDLSLALDDQLCFKLYAASRAVTRAYKPMLEQLGLTYPQYLVMLVLWEWHGAAMPQPTVKALGERLLLDSGTLTPLLKRLEQLALVRRQRSALDEREVHLSLTEKGQNLRDQVQPLKARLLCDSGVDLNQADALRDGLDQLLRQIKDLS